The DNA sequence AATtcaccccagaaaaaaaaaaaatttttatttgaccGAACAAATCATATGAGGTCCATAATAACAAAATTAACATTCATCCAttaccattatttaaaataacagaaaaaaaaaaatacacaaacaaaattctccaaaactGAAGTAAAACTAGAATACAGATTTAAAATAACTACTCCTATCcagtcttcttttattttttctccatgCACCACGTTAAATGTGCAGCTCTCCATCACTTGGTCTCCTTTTATTTCTCAAGTCCTCTATAAAAATCCTGAACTTTAAGTACACCACCGCAGCGTCCTTATTTTCCTTCAGGTTATTAAAACTGTAACAATCTGCTTTCTTATGTTCCTTATGTAGTAGTTGCACCTCCAAACCTTTTCAGCAAGAGACCCAAAAGACATATTAAGATAGACAAGATATAGGTGGATTACAATTTGTTGCTTTTCCATGGGCGTTACTGCAAGTGGAGGAACACCCACTCCCTGGAACTACTGATGTGATGTTAATCTGGTCCAGTACAATGTTGGTGCAACCCACACTGTCACCACACATTAATGTGATGGCATTTTTTGAAGTTGTAGACCCATGAAATCCTATGTATGTCACATCGCTCACTTCAACATCAGTAGCCTTCATTTTATTCATCAAACATCAAATGCAAAACAAAAACTCATCATTAGCAATTTTAACAGATAATTATAAACATAGAAAGGAATAAGAATATGCAATTCTgagataataatataaatttCCACTATTCTAATATTAATCCCTTACATCTTGTGGTGAGTAAACGTTTTTGTCAATGTAATGTTGGTCGATGATGATGGGGTTTTTTACTTCTGTAAGTGTAATTTTCTCAAAAGAGATCTTCTTAGCATATCCAGATCCACCCTTGGAAATAACAGGAACAAGAGTTAGTAACAGCTATAATAAAATTAAGGAACTATTGCTTAAGCTTAGTCGCATATATGTTCTAATAAGATGTTCATTACCTTCCATGTCTTGATCCTTGCTCCATTCATGGTTCCATAGAAACTACAATCATTCACATGGacttcttccactgtttgatgAGCTCCATATTTTCCTAAGCTTCCCACACTACAAGGATATAgagtatttcttttcttttttaagtaataTCAAGCATAACCAACCAATTAGGCTAATTAATAGATTGGTGATATTGGATAATCATGGTTCTCAAGagtggaaataaaaataaatgaaaaaccagtaaataatgaaaaatgttaTTGGCAATTAATGTTGTGTTTGTGTATAAAATGGGTTGTAATTAGTAGCCAATGTGGGATTATACTTTTAACACTCACCCTTATGTGTGATAATACTTATTACTGGCATGAAGATACGATGAAAACAAGCTTTAATATCATGTAAATTTTCCATCCCAAAAGTTCGAACTAGTAAATGGAGGGACACCCAGGTGTATCAAGGTCTACACGTAGGTTAAACTAATAGCTGACGTGGGACACAACTCCCAAAACACACACAAAACAGCTCCATCAATGGATTCTAGAAAATAGGCTTGGTTTTCCACCTTCAACTTTATAGGAACTGAAAGGTCATGAGCTTATGAGTTATGTCTTAACCTTATGCCATGGCCTGGTCCACAGTGAACCTTCGTAATGTTGATAAAAGAACTGCCAGTGTTAATGGCTACACAATCATCTCCTGTTGATTGGACAAATGAAATCAAATTAATTACCCAGTTCATACACATAATGGGTTTATGGAGGGCTATAATATTGgtgagaaaattaaaaatgtACCTGTTCCAATGTAAGAGTCATGGATCAGAACTTGGGTTGAGGCTGATATGTCGATACCATCAGTGTTTGGGCTGTCTTGTGGTGCAGTGATATTGAGATGAGAAATAGTTACCACATTGCAACCATTGATGGAGATATGATTTCTTGGGCTGTTCATATGCTTCAGTCCACTTAGTTGAAGACCATTGCAGTTATGGAAATTTACTGCCTGCATGTAAACTTATTATAAGATTTCAATATTATAAGTTTCACCTTCGTGTGTAACTTGGACTAGACTTTGgaccatggttctaaaatttCGATTGGGTCGGTTAGTATCAGTTGGATCAGATCAATCTTGGCTGTGACTGATCTCCTATCCTGACTTTTTCGATCTCAATACACAGGTATGATTCAAGggtcaaaatattaaaaaaataaataaataaataaataaccaattTTATCGAAATTGGGAAGGAAGACCTCAGTTCCATAATCTGTTTATAGGGCTCCTGTTGGTGCTTTTTTCATTTACTCTCTTTATTTGGATGATTATTTAATTCATGGATcgtcctctgctgatggcaatgccgaaggtgggtagGAAGACCTCAATTCCATAGTTCTGTTTATAGGGCTCTTATTGGTGCTTTTTTCATGTActctttttatttcattttaatataattatattNNNNNNNNNNNNNNNNNNNNNNNNNNNNNNNNNNNNNNNNNNNNNNNNNNNNNNNNNNNNNNNNNNNNNNNNNNNNNNNNNNNNNNNNNNNNNNNNNNNNNNNNNNNNNNNNNNNNNNNNNNNNNNNNNNNNNNNNNNNNNNNNNNNNNNNNNNNNNNNNNNNNNNNNNNNNNNNNNNNNNNNNNNNNNNNNNNNNNNNNNNNNNNNNNNNNNNNNNNNNNNNNNNNNNNNNNNNNNNNNNNNNNNNNNNNNNNNNNNNNNNNNNNNNNNNNNNNNNNNNNNNNNNNNNNNNNNNNNNNNNNNNNNNNNNNNNNNNNNNNNNNNNNNNNNNNNNNNNNNNNNNNNNNNNNNNNNNNNNNNNNNNNNNNNNNNNNNNNNNNNNNNNNNNNNNNNNNNNNNNNNNNNNNNNNNNNNNNNNNNNNNNNNNNNNNNNNNNNNNNNNNNNNNNNNNNNNNNNNNNNNNNNNNNNNNNNNNNNNNNNNNNNNNNNNNNNNNNNNNNNNNNNNNNNNNNNNNNNNNNNNNNNNNNNNNNNNNNNNNNNNNNNNNNNNNNNNNNNNNNNNNNNNNNNNNNNNNNNNNNNNNNNNNNNNNNNNNNNNNNNNNNNNNNNNNNNNNNNNNNNNNNNNNNNNNNNNNNNNNNNNNNNNNNNNNNNNNNNNNNNNNNNNNNNNNNNNNNNNNNNNNNNNNNNNNNNNNNNNNNNNNNNNNNNNNNNNNNNNNNNNNNNNNNNNNNNNNNNNNNNNNNNNNNNNNNNNNNNNNNNNNNNNNNNNNNNNNNNNNNNNNNNNNNNNNNNNNNNNNNNNNNNNNNNNNNNNNNNNNNNNNNNNNNNNNNNNNNNNNNNNNNNNNNNNNNNNNNNNNNNNNNNNNNNNNNNNNNNNNNNNNNNNNNNNNNNNNNNNNNNNNNNNNNNNNNNNNNNNNNNNNNNNNNNNNNNNNNNNNNNNNNNNNNNNNNNNNNNNNNNNNNNNNNNNNNNNNNNNNNNNNNNNNNNNNNNNNNNNNNNNNNNNNNNNNNNNNNNNNNNNNNNNNNNNNNNNNNNNNNNNNNNNNNNNNNNNNNNNNNNNNNNNNNNNNNNNNNNNNNNNNNNNNNNNNNNNNNNNNNNNNNNNNNNNNNNNNNNNNNNNNNNNNNNNNNNNNNNNNNNNNNNNNNNNNNNNNNNNNNNNNNNNNNNNNNNNNNNNNNNNNNNNNNNNNNNNNNNNNNNNNNNNNNNNNNNNNNNNNNNNNNNNNNNNNNNNNNNNNNNNNNNNNNNNNNNNNNNNNNNNNNNNNNNNNNNNNNNNNNNNNNNNNNNNNNNNNNNNNNNNNNNNNNNNNNNNNNNNNNNNNNNNNNNNNNNNNNNNNNNNNNNNNNNNNNNNNNNNNNNNNNNNNNNNNNNNNNNNNNNNNNNNNNNNNNNNNNNNNNNNNNNNNNNNNNNNNNNNNNNNNNNNNNNNNNNNNNNNNNNNNNNNNNNNNNNNNNNNNNNNNNNNNNNNNNNNNNNNNNNNNNNNNNNNNNNNNNNNNNNNNNNNNNNNNNNNNNNNNNNNNNNNNNNNNNNNNNNNNNNNNNNNNNNNNNNNNNNNNNNNNNNNNNNNNNNNNNNNNNNNNNNNNNNNNNNNNNNNNNNNNNNNNNNNNNNNNNNNNNNNNNNNNNNNNNNNNNNNNNNNNNNNNNNNNNNNNNNNNNNNNNNNNNNNNNNNNNNNNNNNNNNNNNNNNNNNNNNNNNNNNNNNNNNNNNNNNNNNNNNNNNNNNNNNNNNNNNNNNNNNNNNNNNNNNNNNNNNNNNNNNNNNNNNNNNNNNNNNNNNNNNNNNNNNNNNNNNNNNNNNNNNNNNNNNNNNNNNNNNNNNNNNNNNNNNNNNNNNNNNNNNNNNNNNNNNNNNNNNNNNNNNNNNNNNNNNNNNNNNNNNNNNNNNNNNNNNNNNNNNNNNNNNNNNNNNNNNNNNNNNNNNNNNNNNNNNNNNNNNNNNNNNNNNNNNNNNNNNNNNNNNNNNNNNNNNNNNNNNNNNNNNNNNNNNNNNNNNNNNNNNNNNNNNNNNNNNNNNNNNNNNNNNNNNNNNNNNNNNNNNNNNNNNNNNNNNNNNNNNNNNNNNNNNNNNNNNNNNNNNNNNNNNNNNNNNNNNNNNNNNNNNNNNNNNNNNNNNNNNNNNNNNNNNNNNNNNNNNNNNNNNNNNNNNNNNNNNNNNNNNNNNNNNNNNNNNNNNNNNNNNNNNNNNNNNNNNNNNNNNNNNNNNNNNNNNNNNNNNNNNNNNNNNNNNNNNNNNNNNNNNNNNNNNNNNNNNNNNNNNNNNNNNNNNNNNNNNNNNNNNNNNNNNNNNNNNNNNNNNNNNNNNNNNNNNNNNNNNNNNNNNNNNNNNNNNNNNNNNNNNNNNNNNNNNNNNNNNNNNNNNNNNNNNNNNNNNNNNNNNNNNNNNNNNNNNNNNNNNNNNNNNNNNNNNNNNNNNNNNNNNNNNNNNNNNNNNNNNNNNNNNNNNNNNNNNNNNNNNNNNNNNNNNNNNNNNNNNNNNNNNNNNNNNNNNNNNNNNNNNNNNNNNNNNNNNNNNNNNNNNNNNNNNNNNNNNNNNNNNNNNNNNNNNNNNNNNNNNNNNNNNNNNNNNNNNNNNNNNNNNNNNNNNNNNNNNNNNNNNNNNNNNNNNNNNNNNNNNNNNNNNNNNNNNNNNNNNNNNNNNNNNNNNNNNNNNNNNNNNNNNNNNNNNNNNNNNNNNNNNNNNNNNNNNNNNNNNNNNNNNNNNNNNNNNNNNNNNNNNNNNNNNNNNNNNNNNNNNNNNNNNNNNNNNNNNNNNNNNNNNNNNNNNNNNNNNNNNNNNNNNNNNNNNNNNNNNNNNNNNNNNNNNNNNNNNNNNNNNNNNNNNNNNNNNNNNNNNNNNNNNNNNNNNNNNNNNNNNNNNNNNNNNNNNNNNNNNNNNNNNNNNNNNNNNNNNNNNNNNNNNNNNNNNNNNNNNNNNNNNNNNNNNNNNNNNNNNNNNNNNNNNNNNNNNNNNNNNNNNNNNNNNNNNNNNNNNNNNNNNNNNNNNNNNNNNNNNNNNNNNNNNNNNNNNNNNNNNNNNNNNNNNNNNNNNNNNNNNNNNNNNNNNNNNNNNNNNNNNNNNNNNNNNNNNNNNNNNNNNNNNNNNNNNNNNNNNNNNNNNNNNNNNNNNNNNNNNNNNNNNNNNNNNNNNNNNNNNNNNNNNNNNNNNNNNNNNNNNNNNNNNNNNNNNNNNNNNNNNNNNNNNNNNNNNNNNNNNNNNNNNNNNNNNNNNNNNNNNNNNNNNNNNNNNNNNNNNNNNNNNNNNNNNNNNNNNNNNNNNNNNNNNNNNNNNNNNNNNNNNNNNNNNNNNNNNNNNNNNNNNNNNNNNNNNNNNNNNNNNNNNNNNNNNNNNNNNNNNNNNNNNNNNNNNNNNNNNNNNNNNNNNNNNNNNNNNNNNNNNNNNNNNNNNNNNNNNNNNNNNNNNNNNNNNNNNNNNNNNNNNNNNNNNNNNNNNNNNNNNNNNNNNNNNNNNNNNNNNNNNNNNNNNNNNNNNNNNNNNNNNNNNNNNNNNNNNNNNNNNNNNNNNNNNNNNNNNNNNNNNNNNNNNNNNNNNNNNNNNNNNNNNNNNNNNNNNNNNNNNNNNNNNNNNNNNNNNNNNNNNNNNNNNNNNNNNNNNNNNNNNNNNNNNNNNNNNNNNNNNNNNNNNNNNNNNNNNNNNNNNNNNNNNNNNNNNNNNNNNNNNNNNNNNNNNNNNNNNNNNNNNNNNNNNNNNNNNNNNNNNNNNNNNNNNNNNNNNNNNNNNNNNNNNNNNNNNNNNNNNNNNNNNNNNNNNNNNNNNNNNNNNNNNNNNNNNNNNNNNNNNNNNNNNNNNNNNNNNNNNNNNNNNNNNNNNNNNNNNNNNNNNNNNNNNNNNNNNNNNNNNNNNNNNNNNNNNNNNNNNNNNNNNNNNNNNNNNNNNNNNNNNNNNNNNNNNNNNNNNNNNNNNNNNNNNNNNNNNNNNNNNNNNNNNNNNNNNNNNNNNNNNNNNNNNNNNNNNNNNNNNNNNNNNNNNNNNNNNNNNNNNNNNNNNNNNNNNNNNNNNNNNNNNaaaaaaaaaaaaaaccgaaaccaaaatcttttttatcatttactAAATAATATTCCTTCTCTCATTCACATCATTAACATATCACTTATTTCTTTTCTCAGTAGATATTAAGTGCCACTTTCTATatacaataacaacaaacataacctaatcccaactgaatggagttgtctacatggatccaatgcagtaaaataattgaaagtaatgaagcataaaagataagttaaaaggagaaagaagttTAGAGGGTATCGTACAATATAGAGACACATCATGGGACCATCCCTTATAAGGGGTCAGCAACCCAGgttcttgtcctccacaaaactctatccgaattCATACTAACATCGAGTCCTATAATTTGCATATCTTTTCGTACCTCctcgttaatagtcatcttaggtGTGCCCTTACTTTTTCTAGGGCCTTCCCAAtgaatctggtcactcttcAGTACTGAGGCATCCATTGGTCTCCGTTGGACATGGCCATATCACCTCAATCGGCTCTCACGGAGTTTGTCATGAATTGGTGCAACCCTCACTTTATATCTAATATTCTCATTCCTTACCCTATTTATCATGGTCTTCCCGCACatacctctcaacattctcatttcaGCTATACTCAGTTTGTCCACATTACTTTTCTTGGTGGCCCAACATTCcgctccatacatcatagccgatcGTATCACTGTCCtgtaaaatttttccttgagtttaataggtattcttttgtcatataatACTCCCGACTCGTCTCTtcacttcatccaccccactttaatcctatgagcaatatcatcctctatacctccctctttgtcaatgatagacctcaagtatttaaaacagtccCTCCGAGGTAGTTCTTGTTCCCCAAGcttcaccactccctcccctcctctagaTTGACTAAAGGGGCACATCCTATATCCTGTCTTCGTCTTGCTTaacctaaaacctcttgattccaagtttgatctccatagcttcagtttagtattaatctcaTCCATTGTTTCATCTACCAAGGCAATATCATCCGCAAATAACATACACCACGGGACtgagtcttggatgtgcctggttaggtcatccataatgagtgcaaaTTGATAGGGGCTTAGAgcagatccttgatgtaacccaattgtgatCAGGGATTCGGTACATTGCCCGTCTCTCGTTTTCACACTCGTCACTATTCCGtcgtacatgtccttaattatatccacatagttAATCTGACCCCTCCTTTGAAGGACATGCCAAATTAGTTCTCTAAAGACTCTATCATAtgctttctctaggtcaataaagaccatatgtagATTCTTTTCTCTAGGTTAAtggttcttattttttatttttaaagattttgattttggtttttaattttaatgagGGTATATATAGAAAGTGGCAAATCTGGTTTGATTATTTGCTAActtttccttctctcattcACATCACTAACAtatcatttatttcttttttcactatatattgtgttattttttatatatataaacattgaaattaaaaccaaaatgcTTTTctgatatatattatatattccTTCTCTCATTCACATTATTAACATACCATTTATtatgggcaagagaatgctactcGTTTGAGCAGCCATTACACCAGCGAGCAGACTAATGGAGGTCGTATAGAGGCAGCGCATAGGGCAAGAGGCAGTGCAGTCTTTCCACGCCCTGTATGTCTAGGTGTAGATACACACAAACGGGTAGTAATCTTtcatcctttatttattttcaatagaTATTAAGTGCTACTTCCAATGTCGTTGAGGCAACAGCTCCTATATAAACAATCTAAGATTTTAATGGCTTATTTGTTTTGGTAATCACATTCCATGTGTTGTGTGTAAAAAAGCTTGCTGCTTTAAtgagtaactttttttttttttttgggggggggggtgggggtgggtgtgAAATGAGTACCAAGTTTCAAGCATTGAGAAGCATGTCTTGGAACATATGCATCAAATTGAAGATATATGCTACtcaagagattttttttcatgGAGTGGTGGAGCATTAACTTGAATATCAAGTCAAGCCATCCATGAGGATTCaagcaactagagcataaactcgaagaatattttttgtttccttgaaTGTGTTCCTAAGAAATATGTTTCATCTTGTAATAATTTAAATGGTCCTAGGAAACCTAAGGGGGTAgtacagttggtgagcaacgaacttggtacgagctgtAAATTAGGACATCCTAAGTTCAACTcctactaggcacaccttgggccactcacacaaggGTGTTTAGTgcccttcactgctttcagtgaaagttgaatggttctcattcaatcccggtatgacccggtccatgcagttgtgggggtCAGTATGAGCcgacgggactagtcaggccaaaggcctagatacctgtcgttagcaaaaaaaaaaaaatcttgacagACCTAGGATGTAATGATTTTAAATGCTTAATGCTCTACTAATCACCTAATAACCTAAAAAGGAAATACAATAAGAGAGGTGGTTAGTAAGTAGACTGACTAAGACAAATGGAGTTAATGGTGGACATTCATATTGAGCCTTGACTTAACCCTCTAAGTTACCTTTATGGACtttattttggtttaattaGTATGGTGTATGCATaaattggagattttttttttccaagcgACTTGAGCTTAAATTGCTTAAAAGGCCATAAATTATTGTGGCTCTTGATGGAATAGGTCTGTTGATGGACTAACGGTCCACTAATGGAGTAAAGAGCATCTGACCAATTTGGAAACCTCTGGTTACCAAGAGCACCCATATGTAGATGGATGATGCCAGTGGACAATTGTATCTATTCTCCCTTTGTATTATATgtctatatttttattttcagttaattAGCACTTTTACTGATTTGAATAGATTcattaggattttttattttattttgcctTAATGGAAGGATAGTGCTGATAAAATGGTCTATTAGATGAAATATGATCAGTGTTGTACAAGTAAGAAAATTGGTGGCCTAGTTTGTAGGAATTTAGTATGCTTTAATCTTACAATGCCATCTCGCCAGTGCTGGAGATTGTTGCATATTTTGGGTTAAAGGGAAATTCTTAACTCTACTTTTCTTGAAGTCCCTTAAAATCAAAACTGCTCTTAGGTTTGGAGAAGTCTAGTTAAGGGTGGGTCTGTTGTGTTATAGTCTATTTAGGGTAGGTCTGTTTTTTGTTGAAGGGTCTTCGTGGGAAACTAGGTGATGGGAGTATGGGACTTCTATTTTTATTCACGAGGACTTGTGGCTCCCAGCTCCCAACTTATCCTGGTGGACACATTGTAAGTATGCCTCCTATTTAAGTGTTGGAAGAGTTTCGGAGTTATTTCATCATTctatattttattactttcctacacttggcctatactTGCTGATATTCTTCTACTTCAaactttttttctgatactcctCAGTATTTTTTTGATTCTCCATTGTcgttttaaataccaaaattactctttttttcCACTAcgatcatttttttcttttccatcattTCTTCCTCTCAATATAGTAGGACCTACATCATCTTCTTTGCATCGATACTAATAAACCCTCTTCTTgtaaacaacaacaataactaagcttttttcccaactaaatggggttggctacatgaatccaagtaaaataaaatgaaagaaaaagagaaaaggatagAGAAAGAGTCAAGGCAACACTGCAAGAACATCCCATTTACAAGTAATCTGCTACGTGAATCTTGCCCTCCAAACGGGCTCTATTAGCAGTCATACTAGAGTTAAGACCGAACttctgcatgtctttccttacaaaAATCTGTAATGGTCAGTTTTGGCAtccccctagctcttttagctccttcccTTTGGATCTTATCAGACCTCCTTATTAGGCCATCCCAAGGTCTCCAtcgaacatggtcataccaccttaaaCGATATTCTCGAAGTTTGTCTTCAATTGGTGTAATTTCTAATTCAACTCGAATCCGATCGTTCCTTACCCTATTTCACCTAGTTTTGTAGTACATTCATcccaacatcctcatctttgcaaCACTCAGCTTATTTACATTATGTTTCTTAATTTCTCAACATTCCATCCTATACATCATAGATGACTTCATGATAgttttatagaattttcctttcaGATTTAAATGAATGCTTTGATCAGCTCTTCTCCACTTTATCCattctattttaattcttttagaGATATCACCATATATCCTCATCGTTGTTTATGATCGATTTTAGTTATCTAAAATGGTCGCTTTACGAAATTTCTCCTCTTGTAAACCATCTCCATTACTGACTGACAGAGAACGCAAAGAGCAAGCCCGTTGAGGCGTTGGCCACTAATAGAATGGCGAA is a window from the Macadamia integrifolia cultivar HAES 741 chromosome 5, SCU_Mint_v3, whole genome shotgun sequence genome containing:
- the LOC122078252 gene encoding probable polygalacturonase At3g15720; the protein is MQAVNFHNCNGLQLSGLKHMNSPRNHISINGCNVVTISHLNITAPQDSPNTDGIDISASTQVLIHDSYIGTGDDCVAINTGSSFINITKVHCGPGHGISVGSLGKYGAHQTVEEVHVNDCSFYGTMNGARIKTWKGGSGYAKKISFEKITLTEVKNPIIIDQHYIDKNVYSPQDATDVEVSDVTYIGFHGSTTSKNAITLMCGDSVGCTNIVLDQINITSVVPGSGCSSTCSNAHGKATNCNPPISCLS